A stretch of Candidatus Manganitrophaceae bacterium DNA encodes these proteins:
- a CDS encoding glycosyltransferase family 2 protein, producing MKRKQVRKESMLPSVSVILAVYNEEKLIEQKLRNLFELEYPSSLLQIIVSSDGSEDQTEAKVACWQEAHQDGPVLMLLTAPAHVGKAAALNRAVAHAWGEVVVFIDARQILDRNAILHLVSNFADERVGAVSGELILMDRPGGKGVVSVGLYWRYEKWLRKMESDVDSMLGATGAIYALRRSLYDPIPTETILDDVLIPMQAVFRGYRVVFEPKALAYDFVPRRAESEFLRKVRTLAGNYQLLWEVGALWSLKKNRLFFQFFSHKVARLLVPFMLILLLLSNLFLTQGIYFIFLLLQLVWYSLALLGGMSYAKVDPKTS from the coding sequence ATGAAGCGAAAGCAGGTTCGGAAGGAAAGCATGCTTCCGTCCGTTTCGGTCATCCTGGCGGTGTATAACGAGGAGAAGCTGATCGAGCAGAAGCTGAGAAATCTTTTTGAACTCGAATATCCCTCCTCTTTGTTGCAAATCATCGTCTCCTCCGACGGCTCCGAAGATCAGACGGAAGCGAAGGTTGCCTGCTGGCAGGAAGCGCATCAAGACGGTCCGGTGCTGATGCTGCTGACCGCGCCGGCCCACGTCGGAAAGGCGGCGGCCCTCAACCGGGCGGTGGCCCATGCGTGGGGCGAGGTCGTCGTTTTCATCGACGCCCGGCAAATACTCGATCGGAATGCCATTCTCCACCTTGTTTCCAACTTTGCCGATGAGCGGGTCGGGGCGGTCAGCGGCGAGTTGATCTTAATGGACCGGCCGGGGGGGAAAGGGGTCGTGAGCGTCGGCCTTTACTGGCGCTATGAGAAGTGGCTCAGGAAGATGGAGAGCGACGTCGACTCGATGCTGGGAGCGACCGGAGCGATTTATGCGCTGCGCCGATCGCTCTATGATCCGATCCCGACCGAGACGATCTTGGATGATGTGCTGATCCCGATGCAGGCGGTCTTCAGAGGATACCGTGTGGTCTTCGAGCCAAAGGCGCTTGCTTATGACTTCGTCCCGAGGCGGGCGGAGAGCGAGTTCCTCCGGAAGGTTCGAACGCTTGCGGGAAATTACCAGCTTTTGTGGGAGGTCGGCGCCCTCTGGTCATTGAAAAAGAACCGTCTCTTCTTCCAGTTTTTCTCGCACAAGGTGGCGCGGCTCTTGGTCCCCTTTATGTTGATTTTGCTCCTTCTTTCCAACCTATTTTTGACGCAGGGGATCTATTTTATCTTCCTGCTACTTCAACTGGTCTGGTACAGCCTGGCCTTATTGGGAGGGATGTCATATGCGAAGGTCGACCCAAAAACATCTTGA
- a CDS encoding aminotransferase class V-fold PLP-dependent enzyme, whose amino-acid sequence MNTVAAINGNRRPKPYFIPVLPAFSPTSLARRGGPLPFPFNHRGYYDYYYGRNAVWHGMKYLGLPAESRVLIPAYHHGVEVEAVLQAGLRVDFYRVDLQLQIDLEDLEKKITPDTRVIYLIYYLGFPQPVDALLRLCTKYRLLLVEDCALSLFSEINGRPVGSFGDIGIFSFHKSLPLPNGGGLVVNRTDRPLPPPRVGPPLVSTLSHLTGGLLNRFKMSHPATGALLHNYSREVVATLLKVGKVDRTSVANMEFNLGKVDWGMSAVSKRILRSVNAAGVVSRRRENFNYLLERLDLKDRLVFTSLPPGVCPLFFPIWVDDKERASNALFARGIESVDFWAIPHPAVPQGVYAEVDSLRAHLLELPIHQTLDREHLDYMVEVVREMLR is encoded by the coding sequence TTGAATACCGTGGCGGCGATAAACGGCAATCGGCGTCCCAAGCCCTATTTTATCCCGGTGCTTCCGGCCTTCTCGCCGACCTCGTTGGCGCGGCGCGGGGGGCCGCTCCCGTTTCCATTCAATCATCGAGGATATTACGACTACTACTACGGCCGCAACGCGGTCTGGCACGGGATGAAATACTTGGGGCTTCCGGCGGAGAGTCGTGTTCTGATTCCGGCCTATCATCATGGGGTGGAGGTGGAAGCGGTCCTGCAGGCCGGCCTCCGGGTCGACTTCTACCGGGTCGATCTGCAGCTTCAGATCGATCTCGAAGATTTGGAGAAGAAGATCACTCCCGACACCCGCGTGATCTATCTCATCTACTATCTCGGATTTCCGCAGCCGGTGGACGCGCTGCTCCGGCTTTGCACGAAATATCGGCTCTTATTGGTGGAAGACTGCGCCCTCTCCCTCTTCAGCGAGATCAACGGGAGGCCGGTCGGCTCCTTCGGCGACATTGGGATCTTCTCCTTTCACAAATCCCTCCCCCTTCCGAATGGAGGGGGCCTGGTGGTGAACCGGACCGATCGTCCGCTGCCGCCGCCGCGGGTGGGACCGCCTCTTGTTTCGACCCTGAGCCATCTTACCGGCGGACTCCTGAACCGATTTAAGATGTCGCACCCTGCAACCGGCGCGCTCCTTCATAACTACTCCAGAGAAGTCGTCGCGACCCTTCTGAAGGTGGGAAAGGTCGATCGGACGAGCGTCGCCAACATGGAGTTTAATCTGGGGAAGGTCGATTGGGGAATGTCGGCCGTCTCAAAGAGGATTCTCCGCTCGGTCAACGCCGCCGGCGTCGTTTCGCGCCGGAGAGAGAACTTCAACTATCTCCTCGAGCGGCTCGATCTAAAGGACCGGCTTGTCTTCACCTCGCTGCCGCCGGGGGTCTGCCCCCTCTTTTTCCCAATCTGGGTCGACGATAAAGAGCGCGCGTCAAACGCGCTGTTCGCCCGAGGGATTGAGTCGGTCGACTTCTGGGCCATTCCCCATCCTGCGGTTCCGCAGGGGGTGTACGCCGAGGTCGATTCTCTGCGTGCCCATCTGTTGGAGTTGCCGATTCATCAAACCCTCGACAGGGAGCATCTCGACTATATGGTTGAGGTGGTGAGGGAGATGCTTCGATGA
- a CDS encoding O-antigen ligase family protein yields MAQIGRYRTPLSGIPAEAGGEPLAFKSPLSFSAAASKPLRERPEAGRPSVQERIAYGALLLFVSLIYISPGMLYHPLEDWPIAKGLAVISFLFLFSAMRAKGTPWRLTDPPSLFLIAFAVCNGLSIITALWREYALNAFLDFLKVVLVYFLILHLLNRNERIRPLFWVITWAAMVPAVGALVRFFLKIDLVEGYRAAWIGIYADPNDLAYNLVILIPVVLALLEMEQSFFKRLLLLVPLCIFLVTIYLTFSRGGLVGLMVVFFFQFLRSRNRLFNFALAAALGAVLLPLAPARYWERAETILNFRQDESAMGRVYAWKAGFAMVQDRPLLGVGVGCFVLGWPIYAPGDAGTKWRAAHNTFVNVMGETGLPGLVSFLGLMGSALWRIRRPSRSAPRVRRPLMGPMIGPTSAVGRPPRLEAIQEDETDRRAALYARAAEIALWGFLACSLTLGVSRTWPPYIFAGLAVVLQRKKVERE; encoded by the coding sequence ATGGCGCAAATCGGTCGATACAGGACCCCTCTCTCGGGCATCCCTGCCGAGGCAGGCGGGGAGCCGCTCGCTTTTAAGAGCCCGCTCTCTTTTTCAGCGGCCGCTTCGAAGCCGCTGCGCGAGCGTCCCGAGGCGGGACGTCCGTCGGTCCAGGAGCGGATTGCATACGGTGCGCTCCTCCTCTTTGTCTCCTTGATTTATATCTCTCCGGGGATGCTCTATCACCCGTTGGAAGATTGGCCGATCGCCAAGGGACTGGCGGTGATCTCGTTTCTTTTCCTCTTCTCTGCAATGCGGGCGAAAGGGACCCCTTGGCGGCTGACCGATCCCCCCTCGCTCTTCCTGATCGCCTTTGCGGTATGTAATGGTCTGTCCATCATCACGGCCCTCTGGCGGGAGTATGCCCTCAACGCGTTTCTCGATTTTTTGAAGGTGGTGCTGGTCTACTTTTTAATTCTCCATCTGTTGAATCGAAACGAGCGAATCCGGCCGCTTTTCTGGGTGATCACCTGGGCGGCGATGGTGCCGGCGGTCGGCGCATTGGTCCGCTTTTTCCTCAAGATCGATCTGGTGGAGGGGTATCGCGCCGCCTGGATCGGCATCTACGCCGACCCGAATGACCTTGCCTACAATCTGGTTATTTTGATCCCGGTCGTCCTCGCCCTCCTGGAGATGGAGCAATCGTTCTTCAAGCGGCTGCTCCTTCTGGTGCCGCTCTGCATCTTTTTGGTAACGATTTATCTGACCTTCTCGCGGGGAGGGCTGGTTGGGCTGATGGTCGTCTTCTTCTTCCAGTTCCTTCGCTCCCGAAACCGGCTCTTTAATTTCGCATTGGCGGCGGCGCTCGGCGCCGTCCTCCTTCCGCTCGCGCCGGCGCGTTATTGGGAGCGGGCCGAGACCATCTTGAATTTTCGTCAAGACGAATCGGCGATGGGGCGGGTCTATGCCTGGAAGGCGGGGTTCGCGATGGTGCAAGATCGTCCGCTGCTGGGGGTGGGGGTCGGCTGTTTTGTCCTCGGCTGGCCGATCTATGCTCCGGGAGATGCAGGAACGAAGTGGCGGGCGGCGCATAATACATTTGTCAATGTGATGGGCGAGACCGGCCTTCCCGGATTGGTCAGCTTTCTCGGTTTGATGGGGAGCGCGCTCTGGAGGATTCGAAGACCCTCCCGGAGCGCTCCGCGGGTCCGGCGCCCCTTGATGGGTCCGATGATCGGTCCGACGTCTGCGGTCGGGCGGCCCCCACGGCTGGAAGCAATTCAGGAAGACGAGACGGATCGCCGGGCGGCCCTCTATGCTCGGGCGGCGGAGATCGCCCTCTGGGGATTTTTGGCCTGTAGCCTCACCCTCGGGGTGTCGCGGACCTGGCCTCCTTATATTTTTGCGGGACTTGCGGTGGTGTTGCAACGGAAAAAGGTGGAAAGAGAATGA
- the wecB gene encoding UDP-N-acetylglucosamine 2-epimerase (non-hydrolyzing), with translation MIRLICVVGARPNFVKMAPLVQQIKEGWGDLFETTLVHTGQHYDQTLSKVFFDALRLPIPDVNLGVGSGSAARQIAEIMQRFEEVILWKKPDQVLVVGDVNSTLATALAAEKVGVPVAHVEAGLRSFDRRMPEEMNRILTDQLSELLFATEESAVQNLLNEGIGKERIFWVGNVMIDALISHAQEAERSTILRQLNLAPQGYALLTLHRPSNVDTQEGMHRIFALLSEVEKRIRVVFPVHPRTLGRMEEFDLMTSFRAMKNVTFCEPAGYLDFLRLMRDAKMVLTDSGGVQEETTALAIPCLTLRENTERPVTITQGTNLLTGTDPQRVLSAVIDIIEGRGKRGKVPALWDGQAALRIVQVLQGHAGQGRRHPTALPLSAPAPFN, from the coding sequence ATGATCCGACTCATTTGTGTGGTCGGCGCCAGGCCCAATTTCGTGAAGATGGCGCCGCTGGTTCAACAGATCAAGGAAGGATGGGGCGATCTCTTCGAGACCACCCTCGTCCATACCGGCCAGCATTACGATCAAACGCTCTCGAAAGTCTTCTTCGACGCGCTTCGCCTTCCGATCCCCGATGTGAATCTGGGGGTCGGCTCAGGGAGCGCGGCCCGGCAGATTGCGGAGATTATGCAGCGATTCGAAGAGGTGATCCTCTGGAAGAAGCCCGATCAGGTCCTCGTCGTCGGCGACGTCAACTCGACGCTCGCCACCGCGCTGGCCGCCGAGAAGGTCGGGGTTCCGGTCGCCCACGTCGAAGCCGGTCTGCGGAGCTTCGACCGGCGGATGCCGGAAGAGATGAATCGTATTTTAACCGATCAGCTCTCCGAGCTGCTCTTTGCCACCGAGGAGAGCGCGGTTCAAAATCTGCTCAATGAGGGGATCGGAAAGGAGCGGATCTTCTGGGTCGGGAATGTGATGATCGACGCATTGATCAGCCATGCGCAGGAGGCGGAGCGATCGACCATCCTTCGCCAGCTGAACCTGGCCCCCCAGGGGTATGCCCTGCTCACACTCCACCGTCCGTCGAACGTCGATACGCAGGAGGGGATGCACCGGATCTTCGCCCTCCTCTCCGAGGTGGAGAAGCGAATCCGGGTGGTCTTCCCGGTCCATCCCCGGACGCTCGGTCGAATGGAAGAGTTCGACCTGATGACCTCCTTTCGCGCGATGAAGAACGTGACCTTCTGCGAGCCGGCCGGCTATCTCGATTTCCTCCGGCTGATGCGGGATGCCAAAATGGTCTTGACCGATTCCGGGGGAGTTCAGGAGGAGACGACGGCCTTGGCCATTCCCTGTCTGACCCTTCGGGAGAACACTGAACGGCCGGTGACGATCACCCAAGGGACCAATCTGCTGACCGGAACCGATCCGCAGCGGGTTCTGTCGGCGGTGATCGATATCATTGAAGGACGCGGAAAACGAGGGAAGGTGCCGGCGTTGTGGGATGGCCAGGCAGCCCTCCGGATCGTTCAGGTTTTGCAGGGACACGCGGGGCAAGGGCGACGTCATCCGACGGCGCTTCCCCTCTCGGCCCCCGCCCCTTTTAATTAG
- a CDS encoding polysaccharide deacetylase family protein: MIPETRLPSLPPFRRWMKSALAGGAYYSGLLDLYVQFRDRCPAQNRLFMVGYHAVVESAEEAAEAGMMPQQLMSRALFEKEIDQIGSHFDFLSIDQAVEFVEGKRQLKRDSVVVTFDDGYKGIYDHAYPILKRKGVPAIFYLCTDYVGTSRHFDHDRLFFLIHKAMQESLPIEAVLRQRITMNPTVPIRGTSPLEITREVLEHYWKEELTALVALLQEKLCLGEEGFPADAMMVSWEEVDAMAREGMHFGSHTASHCLLTEVEPTAALEELRRSKETLETRLGIKTVHLAYPDGRVNASVAEAAQACGYRSACTTAHRVNKIGLSPYLLGRELLWENSAWGWSSKCSKAMIVSQIKGLFKIGQDKKYPISNYF; the protein is encoded by the coding sequence GTGATTCCCGAGACCCGTTTGCCGTCGCTTCCCCCTTTTCGACGATGGATGAAGTCGGCCTTGGCGGGAGGGGCCTACTACAGCGGCCTGCTCGATCTCTATGTCCAGTTCCGAGATCGCTGCCCTGCCCAGAACCGCCTCTTCATGGTCGGCTATCATGCCGTCGTGGAGTCGGCTGAGGAGGCCGCCGAAGCGGGGATGATGCCGCAGCAGCTGATGTCGCGTGCCCTTTTTGAGAAAGAGATCGATCAGATCGGCTCGCACTTCGATTTCCTCTCGATTGACCAGGCGGTCGAATTTGTCGAAGGGAAACGGCAGCTCAAGCGCGACAGTGTGGTGGTGACTTTTGACGACGGTTATAAAGGGATTTACGATCATGCCTATCCGATTTTAAAGCGGAAGGGGGTCCCGGCGATCTTCTATCTCTGCACCGATTATGTCGGCACCTCTCGGCACTTCGACCACGATCGGCTCTTCTTTCTGATCCACAAGGCGATGCAGGAATCGCTTCCGATCGAAGCGGTGCTGCGACAGCGAATCACGATGAATCCGACCGTCCCGATCCGTGGGACCTCTCCGCTGGAGATTACCCGCGAGGTCTTGGAGCATTATTGGAAAGAAGAGCTGACCGCCCTGGTGGCGCTCTTGCAGGAAAAGCTTTGTCTGGGTGAAGAGGGGTTTCCCGCCGATGCCATGATGGTCTCGTGGGAAGAGGTCGATGCGATGGCGCGGGAGGGGATGCATTTCGGCTCTCACACGGCGAGCCATTGTTTGCTGACCGAGGTCGAGCCGACGGCGGCCCTGGAGGAGCTGCGGCGCTCCAAGGAGACGCTCGAGACACGGCTTGGCATCAAGACCGTCCATCTCGCCTATCCGGATGGGCGGGTCAATGCATCGGTCGCGGAAGCGGCGCAGGCCTGCGGGTACCGCTCCGCTTGCACCACCGCGCATCGGGTCAACAAGATCGGCCTCAGTCCCTATCTGCTCGGCCGAGAGCTCCTCTGGGAGAACAGCGCTTGGGGCTGGTCATCCAAATGTTCCAAGGCGATGATCGTCTCCCAGATCAAAGGGCTTTTTAAAATCGGTCAAGACAAAAAATACCCGATCTCAAATTATTTTTGA
- a CDS encoding GNAT family N-acetyltransferase: MDYQVEEISDFDRFTTLEKEWNALLAAAPINAPFLRHEWFRIWWKAFGEGKRRMAILTVRAQGGALVAIAPLMEERGFRVGIPCRIWTSLCNDHSCRFDFILADLSEEARAGIFKALTDYLSARRPRIHFLELQDLPADSPTLTHLTAASGRGGRRLGMRPSLETPILPMQGKWSSYFESVSGNLRRNLRRRRRQLEEQGKVALVCVTGDSRDGGTAGLIPHLEEGFRIEAMAWKGAAGTAIDGNGGWSEFYSEWAHTAAERGWLRLYFLKLDDRPIAFYYTLVYDQKLYYLKLGYDPAYARYSPGILLHQEILSAAFQEGLTELDFLGPRMAWKEDWTAQLRPHLWLYLFEGGMIPRAIYLIKFKLFPYLREISWLTRLQRRLLRKDAFGVSAKPATEPLPEAPFERTAEAVGKEAA, from the coding sequence GTGGACTATCAGGTTGAAGAAATCTCCGATTTCGACCGCTTCACAACGCTGGAGAAAGAGTGGAACGCCTTACTGGCGGCCGCTCCGATCAATGCCCCATTCCTGCGCCATGAATGGTTCCGGATCTGGTGGAAAGCATTCGGTGAAGGGAAGCGCCGGATGGCGATCTTGACGGTTCGGGCGCAGGGAGGCGCCCTGGTCGCAATCGCCCCTTTAATGGAAGAGCGCGGGTTCCGGGTCGGAATCCCTTGTCGCATCTGGACCTCGCTCTGCAATGACCATTCGTGTCGGTTCGATTTCATTCTGGCCGATCTCTCCGAGGAAGCGCGCGCAGGGATATTCAAAGCGCTCACCGACTACCTTTCGGCGCGCCGGCCGCGCATCCATTTCCTCGAGCTGCAGGATCTGCCGGCCGATTCCCCGACGTTGACCCACCTCACGGCGGCGTCGGGCCGGGGAGGGCGGCGGTTGGGAATGCGTCCTTCTCTTGAAACGCCGATCCTTCCCATGCAGGGGAAATGGTCCTCCTATTTTGAGTCGGTCTCGGGAAATTTGCGTCGCAACCTCCGCCGCCGTCGCAGGCAGCTGGAAGAGCAGGGGAAGGTCGCCCTGGTCTGTGTCACCGGGGATTCGCGGGACGGGGGGACGGCCGGTTTAATCCCGCATTTGGAAGAGGGTTTTCGGATTGAGGCGATGGCATGGAAGGGGGCCGCGGGAACTGCGATCGATGGAAACGGGGGGTGGTCCGAGTTCTATTCGGAGTGGGCCCATACGGCGGCGGAACGCGGGTGGCTCCGTCTCTACTTCTTGAAGCTCGACGATCGACCGATCGCCTTCTACTATACGCTGGTTTACGATCAAAAGCTCTACTATCTAAAGCTGGGATATGATCCGGCCTATGCCCGATATTCCCCCGGCATTCTCCTCCATCAGGAGATCTTGTCGGCCGCCTTTCAAGAGGGATTGACCGAGCTCGATTTTCTCGGGCCGCGCATGGCTTGGAAAGAGGATTGGACGGCGCAGCTTCGCCCGCACCTCTGGCTTTATCTATTCGAGGGAGGGATGATTCCGCGGGCGATTTATTTGATCAAGTTTAAGCTCTTCCCCTATTTGAGGGAGATCTCCTGGTTGACTCGGTTACAGCGGCGGCTACTCCGCAAAGATGCGTTCGGCGTTTCGGCCAAGCCCGCCACCGAGCCGCTCCCGGAGGCGCCGTTTGAAAGGACCGCAGAAGCGGTGGGGAAGGAGGCGGCTTGA
- a CDS encoding TIGR03013 family PEP-CTERM/XrtA system glycosyltransferase: MIKVFNRSLPTRSILFCGMESFLIWLSVTLSLILAPLSGRPPGADGWWSAIHGLVITGIFHLVLYYADLYDFTIFPPDHRHLIRLVRVGGIGLLVFAGISVLLPASAFPAGLRLAVIMGLLSIFLWRAIYSRLLDGVEERILILGTQDVARRVAQEMLKRKGLGFKVVGFLDEDARRLGESLVNPRIIGTYDNLPTIVARERIDRVIIAASERRGRLPIPALLGARAQGVEFMEGTRFYEQVSGKVFLEDIKPSGFIYADGFNRSGFAKWSKRVTGILSSTVILIVTFPVMVLLGIAIKLDSPGPIFFRQERVGEEGRPFMLFKFRSMRHDAEKLTGPVWAEKDDPRVTRIGKVLRTLRLDELPQIINVLKGEMSFVGPRPERPYFVAQLSEQIPFYALRFAVKPGVTGWAQIRYPYGASVEDAREKLRYDLFYIKNMSFFFDLWIIFQTIKIVLFGRGAR, translated from the coding sequence ATGATTAAGGTGTTTAACCGAAGTCTCCCGACACGCAGCATCCTCTTCTGCGGGATGGAAAGCTTTTTAATCTGGCTCTCCGTGACCCTGAGCCTTATCCTGGCGCCGTTGTCGGGCCGTCCGCCCGGTGCCGACGGCTGGTGGAGCGCCATTCATGGCCTGGTCATCACCGGAATCTTCCATCTCGTCCTCTACTATGCCGATCTTTATGATTTCACCATCTTCCCCCCGGATCACCGCCATTTGATCCGCCTGGTCCGGGTTGGCGGAATCGGCCTGTTGGTCTTTGCGGGCATCTCCGTCCTCCTCCCCGCATCGGCCTTTCCGGCGGGGCTCCGACTGGCCGTCATCATGGGACTCCTCTCCATTTTCTTATGGCGGGCAATCTACAGCCGGCTTCTGGACGGCGTCGAAGAGCGGATCTTGATCCTCGGCACGCAGGATGTGGCCCGCCGGGTGGCGCAGGAGATGCTCAAGAGAAAGGGGCTCGGCTTCAAGGTGGTCGGCTTCCTCGATGAAGATGCCCGGCGGCTGGGGGAGAGTTTGGTTAATCCGAGGATTATCGGAACCTATGACAACCTCCCGACCATCGTTGCCAGGGAGCGGATTGATCGGGTGATCATCGCCGCCTCCGAGCGCCGGGGCCGGCTTCCGATCCCGGCCCTCTTGGGCGCCCGCGCCCAAGGGGTCGAATTCATGGAGGGGACCCGCTTTTATGAACAGGTCAGCGGAAAGGTCTTTCTTGAAGACATTAAGCCGAGCGGGTTTATCTATGCCGACGGCTTTAATCGATCGGGTTTTGCGAAGTGGAGCAAGCGGGTCACCGGCATCCTCTCCTCCACGGTCATCCTGATCGTCACCTTTCCAGTGATGGTTCTTTTGGGCATTGCGATCAAGCTCGACTCTCCGGGGCCGATTTTTTTCCGGCAGGAACGGGTGGGGGAAGAGGGGCGGCCGTTCATGTTGTTCAAGTTCAGATCGATGCGTCACGATGCGGAGAAATTGACCGGACCGGTCTGGGCCGAGAAGGACGATCCCCGGGTGACCCGCATCGGAAAGGTTTTACGAACGCTTCGATTAGATGAGCTCCCGCAGATCATCAACGTTCTGAAAGGGGAGATGAGCTTCGTCGGACCCCGACCGGAACGCCCTTACTTCGTTGCGCAGCTCTCCGAGCAGATCCCGTTCTATGCGCTCCGGTTTGCAGTCAAGCCGGGGGTCACCGGATGGGCCCAGATCCGCTACCCGTACGGCGCTTCCGTGGAGGATGCCAGAGAGAAATTAAGATATGATCTTTTTTATATTAAGAACATGTCGTTTTTCTTTGATCTCTGGATCATCTTCCAGACGATTAAAATCGTTTTATTTGGAAGAGGGGCGCGATGA
- a CDS encoding GNAT family N-acetyltransferase, whose protein sequence is MISRRMESLVLPDEKERVAESGLERDLTVEQIWSDQELFVSRAAWESLFNEAAVQNPFLSWGWISAWWCHFGAGKQLAVLFIRRRGELIGIAPFYQSDVRSLGMTFRALSLLGDQGVGSDYLDFLSRKGCEREVAEAVIGYLSKGAHGWDIITLRHLAHDSMHLPVLLGVSQRGWQVRQEEGEVCPYLTLPPTWDDYLNRLSSSMRYTIRRKLRALEREHRVEWVVLDQPESGRVGMERLIALHQKRWSEQGGSDAFVSEVKTPFHRETADYFFQKRIARLFSLQVDGETVAALYGFVVKDRFFYYQAGFDPAWKDKSVGMVLMAKCIQYAIAQRWSEFDFLRGPEAYKTHWTSDERRTVHLLLTPPQWKAGCYLTLRASERAARRWAGRLLPEGWIERMRQARRKRSVAEEQSYETGKSKR, encoded by the coding sequence ATGATTTCCAGAAGGATGGAGTCGCTGGTGCTGCCGGATGAAAAGGAGAGGGTCGCCGAATCGGGTCTCGAACGGGATCTTACGGTCGAGCAGATTTGGAGCGATCAGGAGCTCTTTGTATCGAGAGCTGCCTGGGAATCCCTTTTCAACGAGGCCGCGGTCCAAAACCCTTTCTTGAGCTGGGGATGGATCTCGGCTTGGTGGTGCCATTTCGGCGCCGGCAAGCAGTTGGCGGTTCTTTTCATCCGGCGCCGTGGAGAGCTGATCGGGATCGCCCCCTTCTATCAATCCGACGTCCGCTCCCTTGGAATGACCTTTCGCGCCCTCTCGCTTCTCGGAGATCAGGGGGTCGGATCGGATTACCTCGACTTCCTCTCGCGAAAAGGGTGTGAGCGGGAGGTGGCCGAAGCGGTGATCGGCTATCTGTCGAAGGGGGCGCATGGGTGGGACATTATCACCCTCCGCCATCTGGCGCACGATTCGATGCACCTTCCGGTCCTTCTCGGCGTCTCCCAGCGGGGATGGCAGGTTCGGCAAGAAGAAGGGGAGGTCTGCCCTTATCTCACCTTGCCGCCGACTTGGGATGATTATCTCAACCGGCTCAGCAGCAGCATGCGGTATACGATTCGCCGGAAGCTGCGCGCCCTGGAGCGGGAACACCGTGTGGAGTGGGTCGTACTCGATCAGCCGGAGTCGGGCCGGGTGGGGATGGAGCGGCTGATCGCGCTTCATCAGAAACGATGGTCGGAGCAGGGGGGATCGGACGCTTTCGTCAGTGAGGTAAAAACCCCCTTCCACCGCGAGACCGCCGACTATTTTTTCCAGAAGCGGATCGCCCGGCTCTTTTCCCTTCAGGTTGACGGCGAGACGGTTGCAGCCCTTTACGGTTTTGTCGTGAAGGATCGGTTCTTTTACTACCAGGCCGGGTTTGATCCCGCCTGGAAAGATAAAAGTGTCGGGATGGTTTTGATGGCGAAATGTATTCAATATGCGATCGCGCAGCGATGGAGCGAGTTCGACTTCTTGAGGGGACCGGAGGCGTATAAAACCCACTGGACGTCCGACGAGCGGAGAACGGTTCACCTCCTCCTCACCCCCCCTCAATGGAAGGCTGGCTGTTATCTCACCCTGCGTGCATCGGAGAGAGCGGCGAGACGTTGGGCCGGAAGGCTCCTCCCCGAGGGGTGGATCGAGCGAATGAGACAGGCGAGGCGGAAGAGATCGGTCGCTGAAGAACAATCATACGAAACGGGTAAATCGAAACGATGA